A stretch of the Pseudomonas sp. ACM7 genome encodes the following:
- a CDS encoding type VI secretion system Vgr family protein, translated as MHNDKESPFTLTLLDGDLSLQVLQFSGREALNQPYRFDIEVIGLAPAMNLDRLLQQPVFLSLMEGQGIHGVLHSASREHRGPHRIGYKLVLVPYLQWLDRQRSRRVFHHLSVPMILRQLLKEHDVPEGSYRFELSNGHYPVRPFCIQYEESDLALLQRLCEEEGIHYHFEHQRDGHVLVLADDSLSFPQEPVLTPFQGNAPEDSDAPVISELFQRHDSPPFPSRLEARNRGSQKPNEGAANHAFSKPLPVMVRPAAEHIHHDQLSRRQLERLRCQHLQIHGQSNQSALRSARIVQVSEHPLPNFNDQWLLTEIRHQGQQPSILAADKPDTVRHYRNQFTAIPWSTVFRPALKQTRPSIPGYQPAQVQGPAGHPAALDDRGRIQVRLWPTAQANPLESAGLWLPVALAAPDGRIAPSSLPTAGSDVLISFLDSDPDRPVLCVGMGHHPRTRPVPEPRRDSHLLLDWLVNRSDLTP; from the coding sequence ATGCACAACGACAAGGAAAGTCCCTTCACCCTGACACTTCTCGACGGCGATTTGAGTTTGCAGGTGTTGCAGTTCAGTGGCCGAGAAGCCCTCAACCAGCCCTATCGATTCGACATCGAAGTCATCGGCCTCGCACCGGCCATGAACCTCGACCGATTGCTGCAACAACCGGTGTTCCTCAGCCTGATGGAGGGCCAGGGTATTCATGGCGTTCTTCACAGTGCCAGTCGCGAGCATCGCGGCCCCCACCGGATCGGCTACAAACTGGTGCTGGTGCCCTACCTTCAATGGCTCGACCGACAGCGTTCACGCCGCGTCTTTCATCACCTCAGCGTACCGATGATCCTGCGCCAACTGCTGAAGGAACATGATGTGCCCGAGGGGAGCTATCGCTTCGAATTATCCAACGGACACTATCCCGTCCGGCCTTTTTGCATTCAGTACGAGGAGAGCGATCTGGCATTGCTGCAACGGCTGTGCGAAGAAGAAGGCATTCACTATCACTTCGAACATCAGCGCGACGGGCATGTGCTGGTCCTGGCGGATGACAGCCTGAGTTTCCCCCAAGAACCAGTCCTTACACCTTTCCAGGGCAACGCGCCCGAAGACAGTGACGCGCCCGTGATCAGTGAGTTGTTCCAGCGCCATGACTCGCCGCCCTTTCCCTCACGACTGGAGGCCAGGAACCGTGGCTCGCAAAAACCCAACGAGGGCGCGGCCAACCACGCTTTCAGCAAACCATTGCCGGTGATGGTCCGGCCCGCGGCCGAGCACATCCATCACGATCAGCTGAGCCGACGACAACTGGAACGTCTGCGTTGCCAGCATCTGCAGATCCACGGTCAAAGCAACCAGAGCGCACTGCGCAGCGCACGGATAGTGCAAGTGTCAGAACATCCACTGCCCAATTTCAACGATCAATGGCTGCTCACCGAAATCCGACATCAGGGGCAACAACCTTCGATTCTGGCCGCCGACAAACCCGATACGGTTCGCCATTATCGCAATCAGTTCACCGCCATTCCCTGGTCAACGGTATTCAGGCCCGCGCTCAAACAGACCAGGCCGAGCATCCCGGGCTATCAGCCCGCCCAGGTGCAGGGCCCTGCCGGGCATCCGGCGGCGCTGGATGATCGAGGTCGAATACAGGTCAGGCTGTGGCCAACAGCGCAAGCGAATCCGCTTGAATCTGCCGGTCTCTGGCTACCGGTCGCCCTTGCTGCGCCGGACGGTCGGATTGCCCCGTCCAGCCTGCCAACGGCCGGCAGCGACGTCCTCATCAGTTTTCTCGACAGTGACCCGGACCGGCCGGTGCTGTGCGTCGGCATGGGCCATCACCCGCGCACTCGGCCTGTTCCCGAGCCACGCCGCGATAGCCACTTGCTGCTCGATTGGCTGGTCAATCGCTCGGACCTCACACCCTGA
- a CDS encoding FAD-dependent oxidoreductase — translation MRPFWLEQALAAESCAPCESLAGDTRADVCIVGGGYTGLWTAIMLKEQNPELDVLLIEADICGAGASGRNGGCALSWSAKYFTLERLFGVEEAVRLVKESERSIHAIGAFCEQYAVDADYRLDGTLYTATNRAQCGSTDAVIAALERNGINSFTQRPVADVQRMAGSSKHLEGWFSPAAASVQPGKLVRGLRRVALQLGVRIHEHTAMTGLQEGKPAGIQTPNGTVRADRVVLAMNAWMARAFPQFERSIAIVSSDMLITEPRPDLLNEIGLTSGVTVLDSRIFVHYYHNTPDGRIMLGKGGNTFAYGGRMLPVFDQPSPYAGLLQHSLSEFFPAFAEVKVEATWNGPSDRSVTGLPFFGQMSASGNVFYGFGYSGSGVGPCHMGGQILASMVQGLDNAWTRSPLVNGPLGLFPPEPIRYLGSLMVRNAIRRKERAEDHGHRPRHLDVRLAKFAAAAGKADKG, via the coding sequence ATGAGACCTTTTTGGCTGGAACAGGCGCTGGCGGCCGAGTCCTGCGCGCCATGCGAATCCTTGGCGGGCGACACCCGCGCCGACGTCTGCATCGTCGGCGGCGGCTACACCGGGTTGTGGACCGCGATCATGCTCAAGGAACAGAACCCCGAACTGGATGTGCTGCTGATCGAGGCCGATATCTGCGGCGCCGGCGCCAGTGGTCGCAACGGTGGTTGTGCACTGTCGTGGTCGGCCAAGTACTTCACCCTTGAGCGGCTCTTCGGCGTCGAAGAAGCCGTGCGACTGGTCAAGGAATCGGAGCGCAGCATCCATGCCATCGGCGCCTTTTGCGAGCAGTACGCGGTGGACGCCGATTACCGCCTCGACGGTACGCTGTACACCGCCACCAACCGCGCCCAATGCGGCTCGACCGACGCCGTGATCGCGGCGTTGGAGCGCAATGGCATCAACTCTTTCACCCAACGGCCGGTGGCCGATGTGCAACGCATGGCCGGTTCCAGCAAACATCTGGAAGGCTGGTTTTCCCCGGCGGCGGCAAGTGTGCAACCGGGCAAACTGGTGCGCGGCTTGCGCCGGGTCGCCTTGCAACTCGGGGTGAGGATTCACGAGCACACCGCCATGACCGGGTTGCAGGAGGGCAAGCCTGCGGGGATACAAACCCCGAATGGCACCGTTCGCGCGGATCGCGTGGTGCTGGCGATGAACGCCTGGATGGCCCGGGCGTTTCCACAGTTCGAGCGCAGTATAGCGATCGTTTCCAGCGACATGCTGATCACTGAACCGCGACCCGATCTGCTTAATGAGATCGGTTTGACCAGCGGCGTCACCGTGCTCGATTCGCGGATTTTCGTGCACTACTACCACAACACCCCGGACGGCCGAATCATGCTCGGCAAGGGCGGCAACACCTTTGCTTACGGTGGGCGAATGTTGCCGGTGTTCGATCAGCCATCGCCCTATGCCGGTTTGTTGCAGCACAGCCTGAGCGAGTTCTTTCCGGCGTTTGCCGAGGTCAAGGTCGAGGCGACATGGAACGGTCCGTCTGATCGCTCGGTCACCGGTTTGCCGTTCTTCGGTCAGATGAGCGCCAGTGGCAACGTGTTTTATGGTTTCGGATACTCCGGCAGTGGGGTTGGCCCGTGTCACATGGGCGGGCAGATTCTCGCCTCGATGGTCCAGGGGCTGGACAACGCCTGGACCCGTTCGCCTCTGGTCAACGGCCCGCTGGGCTTGTTTCCGCCGGAACCGATTCGTTACCTCGGCTCCCTGATGGTGCGCAACGCCATCCGTCGCAAGGAGCGCGCCGAGGATCACGGGCACCGGCCACGGCATCTGGATGTGCGTCTGGCGAAGTTCGCGGCGGCGGCCGGCAAGGCCGACAAGGGTTGA
- a CDS encoding MFS transporter, with product MNKHIGTIKRWRVQIFAITWLAYAAFYFTRKAFSVAKLGIAEDPTFMLDKMAMANLDAIYLTAYAIGQFTWGVLADRFGPRVVVFGGLLISAAAALVMGSFATLPIFATCMLIQGFAQSTGWSGLCKNLGSFFPAEQRGRVLGLWSSCYAFGGLVASPFAGWWAYTLIGTWHAAFFSSAAVVGLVAVLFFIFQRNKPEDVGLPAVEPEPELTAQEADLQSKISILEPLKEILRNRTVLVLGLAYFLLKPARYAILLWGPVIVFEQMPSVGKVGAAIIPTAFELAGLLGPILLGLASDKLFGARRMPACVLSLLALTVSLALFMGALHTGSVMLVVALLFVMGLTLYGPDSMISGAAAIDFGTAKAGATAAGFVNGCGSVGAILGGLLPGYFDSVTVFIVFAGCAMFSALVLIPHWNSRPAGLRAESAFVPNQPITVKPLRT from the coding sequence ATGAACAAGCACATCGGCACTATCAAGCGTTGGCGCGTGCAGATCTTCGCGATCACCTGGCTCGCTTACGCCGCTTTCTACTTCACCCGCAAAGCTTTTTCCGTGGCAAAACTGGGGATCGCCGAAGACCCCACCTTCATGCTCGACAAAATGGCCATGGCCAACCTCGACGCCATCTACCTGACGGCTTACGCCATCGGGCAATTCACCTGGGGCGTCCTGGCCGACCGCTTTGGCCCAAGGGTCGTAGTGTTTGGCGGGTTGTTGATTTCAGCGGCGGCAGCCTTGGTGATGGGCAGTTTTGCGACGTTGCCAATCTTCGCTACCTGCATGTTGATTCAAGGGTTTGCCCAGTCCACCGGCTGGTCCGGGCTGTGCAAGAACCTCGGCAGTTTCTTTCCCGCCGAACAGCGCGGGCGGGTGCTGGGGTTGTGGAGTTCCTGCTACGCCTTTGGTGGGCTGGTGGCGTCGCCGTTCGCTGGCTGGTGGGCGTATACGCTGATCGGCACCTGGCATGCGGCGTTCTTTTCCAGTGCGGCGGTGGTTGGGCTGGTCGCCGTGCTGTTTTTTATTTTTCAGCGCAACAAACCCGAAGACGTTGGCTTGCCGGCGGTGGAACCAGAGCCGGAACTGACGGCGCAAGAGGCCGACTTGCAAAGCAAGATCAGCATTCTGGAACCGTTAAAAGAAATTCTGCGCAACCGCACCGTGCTGGTTCTGGGCCTCGCCTACTTTCTGCTGAAGCCGGCTCGCTACGCGATTCTGCTCTGGGGACCAGTGATCGTCTTCGAGCAGATGCCCTCGGTGGGCAAGGTCGGCGCGGCAATCATTCCGACCGCGTTTGAACTGGCCGGGTTACTCGGGCCGATTCTGCTGGGGCTCGCTTCGGACAAACTGTTCGGCGCCCGACGCATGCCGGCGTGTGTGCTCAGCCTGTTGGCGTTGACCGTGAGCCTGGCGTTGTTCATGGGTGCTCTGCATACCGGCAGCGTGATGCTGGTGGTGGCGCTGCTGTTCGTCATGGGCCTGACCCTGTATGGACCGGACTCGATGATCAGCGGCGCGGCCGCGATCGATTTCGGCACCGCCAAGGCGGGCGCCACAGCGGCCGGTTTCGTCAACGGTTGCGGCTCGGTCGGGGCGATTCTCGGCGGCTTGCTGCCGGGCTACTTCGACTCGGTCACCGTGTTCATCGTCTTCGCTGGCTGCGCGATGTTCTCGGCCCTGGTGCTGATCCCGCACTGGAACAGCCGCCCGGCTGGCCTGCGTGCCGAAAGCGCTTTCGTGCCTAACCAACCGATCACCGTAAAACCTCTGCGTACTTAA
- a CDS encoding LysR family transcriptional regulator, producing the protein MSVSHAQLKAFHAVAVHGSFTKAAERLFLTQPAISDQVRKLEERFGVLLFHRNKRSVRLTDLGERLLSITQRLFVIEAEAQELLHDSRALQTGSLILAVDAPVHVLPQIARFCERYPGISVKIETGNTDESLFRLFNYQADLALLGREVSDERLISLPLRNDPMVAFVSRNHPWADRESICLADLDDTPLVLREIGSVTRQTLEEEMAQAGFRIRPAIQVEGREAAREAVVVGIGVGVVSAAEFGADSRVCALPITDCKRRLTETLVCLREQSSRRVVATFLEMVRESLV; encoded by the coding sequence ATGTCGGTTTCCCACGCCCAGCTCAAAGCCTTCCACGCCGTGGCCGTGCACGGAAGCTTTACCAAAGCCGCCGAGCGGCTATTCCTCACCCAACCGGCGATTTCCGACCAAGTGCGCAAGCTCGAAGAGCGTTTCGGTGTGCTGCTGTTCCATCGCAATAAACGCTCGGTCCGGCTGACGGATCTGGGCGAGCGTTTGCTGAGCATTACCCAGCGATTGTTCGTTATCGAGGCCGAGGCGCAGGAGCTCTTGCATGACTCCAGGGCCTTGCAGACCGGCAGCCTGATTCTCGCGGTGGATGCGCCAGTGCACGTGTTGCCGCAGATTGCTCGCTTCTGTGAGCGCTACCCCGGCATCAGCGTGAAGATCGAAACCGGCAACACCGACGAATCGCTGTTTCGGCTGTTCAACTATCAGGCCGACCTGGCGTTGCTGGGCCGGGAGGTGAGTGACGAACGTCTGATCTCGTTGCCGCTGCGCAACGACCCGATGGTGGCGTTCGTTTCGCGCAATCATCCATGGGCCGACCGGGAGTCGATTTGCCTCGCGGATCTGGATGACACGCCTTTGGTGCTGCGGGAAATCGGCTCGGTGACGCGCCAGACGCTGGAAGAAGAAATGGCTCAGGCAGGCTTTCGCATTCGGCCGGCGATTCAGGTTGAAGGCCGGGAAGCGGCGCGTGAGGCGGTGGTCGTGGGGATTGGCGTTGGTGTTGTATCAGCCGCCGAGTTCGGTGCAGATTCGAGGGTTTGCGCGTTGCCGATTACCGACTGCAAACGACGATTGACCGAGACTCTGGTGTGCTTGCGCGAGCAAAGTTCGCGGCGGGTGGTGGCGACGTTTCTGGAGATGGTTCGCGAGAGTTTGGTGTAA
- a CDS encoding LysR substrate-binding domain-containing protein, whose protein sequence is MNLFQLRAFDAVAREGSFTRAAARLFISQPAVTGHIKALEEHYQITLLRRTARRVELTEEGTKLAAITRAMFGLAEEAQVMLEANRQLLTGRLEVAADGPHMVMPMLASLRARYPGITVNLRLGNAQETLAALLSEHADVAVLTEVEPRKGLHLQDLSESRICALVPDGHPWAQMSEGVPLKALDQVIMVLREPSSITRRTFDEACAAALVSPRVLLELDSREAVTEAVAAELGVGVVSSVEVSHDPRVAAVPILGEGLVNRHMIGCMERRRDLRLIQAFFDLAPSS, encoded by the coding sequence ATGAACCTGTTCCAGCTCCGCGCCTTCGACGCCGTGGCCCGTGAGGGCAGCTTCACCCGGGCCGCTGCGCGACTGTTCATCAGCCAACCGGCGGTCACCGGGCACATCAAGGCGCTGGAGGAGCATTACCAGATCACCCTGTTGCGGCGCACCGCACGACGGGTGGAGCTGACGGAGGAGGGCACCAAACTGGCCGCGATCACCCGGGCAATGTTCGGTCTGGCCGAAGAGGCGCAGGTGATGCTCGAGGCCAACCGGCAGTTGCTGACCGGACGCCTGGAAGTGGCGGCGGACGGGCCGCACATGGTCATGCCGATGCTCGCCAGTTTGCGCGCGCGTTATCCGGGGATCACCGTGAACCTGCGTTTGGGTAATGCACAGGAAACCTTGGCGGCGTTGCTGTCGGAGCATGCCGACGTGGCGGTGCTGACCGAGGTCGAACCGCGCAAGGGGCTGCATTTGCAAGACTTAAGCGAATCACGGATTTGTGCGCTGGTGCCCGACGGTCATCCGTGGGCGCAGATGTCCGAGGGGGTGCCGCTCAAGGCGCTGGATCAGGTGATCATGGTGTTGCGCGAGCCAAGTTCGATCACCCGGCGCACCTTCGACGAGGCCTGTGCGGCGGCGTTGGTCAGTCCACGGGTGTTGCTGGAGCTGGACAGTCGCGAGGCGGTGACCGAAGCCGTCGCCGCAGAGTTGGGGGTTGGCGTGGTGTCGTCGGTGGAAGTCAGTCATGACCCGCGGGTGGCGGCGGTGCCGATTCTTGGTGAAGGGTTGGTTAACCGACACATGATTGGCTGCATGGAGCGGCGGCGAGATTTGCGCTTGATACAGGCGTTTTTCGACTTGGCGCCATCCAGTTGA
- a CDS encoding 2-aminoethylphosphonate--pyruvate transaminase yields the protein MSTAEPILLTPGPLTTSARTRQAMMVDWGSWDDRFNQLTASLCEQLLAIVNGGDSHHCVPLQGSGTFAVEAAIGTLVPRDGKILVLINGAYGKRLAKICEVLGRSFSTFETAEDEPTTAADVDRLLRADASITHVALIHCETSTGILNPLPEIAHVIAQHGKRLIIDAMSSFGALPIDAQQVPFDALIAASGKCLEGVPGMGVVFARKEALANAAGNSHSLAMDLFDQHTYMAKTGQWRFTPPTHVVAALHEALLQYNEEGGLPARHQRYANNCQVLLDDMAKLGLRSFLPAEIQAPIIVTFHAPKDPRYQFKEFYERVKAKGFILYPGKLTQVETFRVGCIGHVNQAEMHAAVAAIAEVLQEMEVLEI from the coding sequence ATGAGTACTGCCGAACCCATCCTGCTCACCCCCGGCCCACTGACCACATCGGCCCGCACCCGTCAGGCGATGATGGTCGACTGGGGTTCATGGGATGACCGCTTCAATCAACTGACCGCCAGCCTGTGCGAACAACTGCTGGCGATCGTCAACGGCGGCGACAGCCACCACTGCGTGCCCCTGCAAGGCAGCGGCACGTTCGCGGTCGAAGCGGCGATCGGCACGCTGGTGCCTCGCGACGGCAAAATCCTGGTGCTGATCAATGGCGCCTACGGCAAACGCCTGGCGAAAATCTGCGAAGTCCTCGGCCGCTCCTTCAGCACCTTTGAAACCGCCGAAGACGAACCGACCACCGCCGCCGACGTCGACCGTCTGCTGCGCGCCGACGCAAGCATCACCCACGTCGCGCTGATTCACTGCGAAACCAGCACCGGGATCCTCAACCCGCTGCCGGAAATCGCCCACGTCATCGCGCAACACGGCAAACGCCTGATCATCGACGCTATGAGCTCTTTCGGCGCGCTGCCGATCGACGCGCAACAGGTGCCGTTCGACGCGCTGATCGCCGCCTCGGGCAAATGCCTGGAAGGCGTGCCGGGAATGGGCGTTGTCTTCGCTCGCAAAGAAGCACTGGCCAATGCCGCCGGTAACTCGCACTCGCTGGCAATGGACCTTTTCGATCAGCACACCTACATGGCCAAGACCGGCCAATGGCGCTTCACCCCGCCGACCCACGTGGTCGCGGCGTTGCACGAAGCCCTGCTGCAATACAACGAAGAAGGTGGATTGCCCGCCCGGCATCAGCGCTATGCCAACAACTGCCAGGTGCTGCTGGATGACATGGCCAAACTGGGGCTGCGCAGTTTCCTGCCCGCCGAGATTCAGGCGCCGATCATCGTCACCTTTCATGCGCCGAAAGATCCGCGCTACCAGTTCAAGGAATTCTACGAACGCGTCAAGGCCAAGGGTTTCATCCTCTACCCCGGCAAATTGACCCAGGTCGAAACCTTCCGCGTCGGCTGCATCGGCCACGTCAACCAGGCCGAGATGCACGCGGCCGTGGCGGCGATCGCCGAGGTGTTGCAGGAAATGGAAGTGTTGGAAATCTAA
- the phnX gene encoding phosphonoacetaldehyde hydrolase translates to MNYTNPTKLQAAILDWAGTVVDFGSFAPTQIFVEAFAEFDVQVSIEEARGPMGMGKWDHIRTLCDQPEVAERYRTVFGRTPTDDDVTAIYKRFMPLQIEKIAEHSALIPGALDTIANLRRQGIKIGSCSGYPKQVMDKVVELAATNGYVADHVVATDEVPNGRPWPAQALANVIALGIDDVAACVKIDDTVPGILEGRRAGMWTVALICSGNALGLDYEGYRALGSDKLASERKRIHAMFEGSRPHYMIDTISDLPEVIADINQRLAKGEMPQTN, encoded by the coding sequence ATGAACTATACAAACCCAACCAAACTGCAAGCCGCCATCCTCGACTGGGCCGGCACCGTGGTCGACTTCGGCTCCTTCGCCCCGACACAGATTTTTGTCGAAGCTTTCGCCGAATTCGACGTTCAGGTTTCCATCGAAGAAGCCCGCGGGCCGATGGGCATGGGCAAATGGGACCACATCCGAACCCTGTGCGATCAGCCGGAAGTGGCCGAACGTTATCGCACAGTGTTCGGCCGTACGCCGACCGACGACGACGTCACCGCCATCTACAAACGCTTCATGCCCCTGCAAATCGAGAAAATCGCCGAGCACTCGGCGCTGATCCCGGGCGCACTGGACACCATCGCCAATCTGCGCCGGCAAGGGATCAAGATCGGTTCCTGCTCCGGCTACCCGAAACAGGTCATGGACAAAGTTGTCGAGCTGGCCGCCACCAACGGTTACGTCGCCGACCACGTGGTCGCCACCGACGAAGTGCCCAACGGACGCCCATGGCCGGCCCAGGCGCTGGCTAACGTGATTGCGCTGGGCATCGATGATGTCGCGGCCTGCGTGAAGATCGACGACACCGTGCCGGGCATTCTCGAAGGTCGTCGCGCCGGCATGTGGACCGTGGCGTTGATCTGCTCGGGCAACGCACTGGGCCTGGACTACGAAGGTTATCGGGCCTTGGGCAGCGACAAACTGGCCAGCGAACGCAAGCGCATCCATGCGATGTTCGAAGGCTCGCGGCCGCACTACATGATCGACACCATCAGCGATTTGCCGGAAGTGATCGCCGATATCAACCAGCGCCTGGCCAAGGGTGAGATGCCACAAACCAACTGA
- a CDS encoding cytochrome b — translation MPWKNSDSRYSTVSIVLHWLMLVLLALVYACIEFRGIFPKGSGGRTLITESHFLLGLTVFVLVWLRLFARSLGSAPQIFPASPHWQTVLAKLMHWALYIFMIAMPILGWLVTSAKGHQVMFFGFDLPLLVAEDKALAKQIQGWHELGGTLGYWLIGLHAVAGIYHHYVVGDNTLLRMMPKRG, via the coding sequence ATGCCCTGGAAGAATTCCGACTCACGCTACAGCACCGTATCGATCGTGCTGCATTGGTTGATGCTGGTCCTGCTGGCGCTGGTTTACGCATGTATTGAATTTCGCGGAATCTTTCCAAAAGGCAGTGGCGGCCGGACGCTGATCACCGAATCGCACTTTTTGCTGGGCTTGACGGTGTTTGTCCTGGTTTGGCTGCGGCTGTTTGCGCGCAGCCTGGGCTCGGCACCGCAAATCTTCCCGGCCTCCCCTCACTGGCAGACCGTGCTGGCCAAATTGATGCACTGGGCGCTGTACATTTTCATGATCGCCATGCCGATTCTGGGCTGGCTGGTCACCAGCGCCAAGGGTCACCAAGTGATGTTCTTCGGCTTCGACCTGCCGTTGCTGGTCGCGGAGGACAAGGCGTTGGCCAAGCAGATTCAGGGTTGGCATGAACTCGGCGGCACCCTTGGTTACTGGCTGATCGGTCTGCATGCCGTGGCGGGGATTTATCACCACTATGTGGTGGGCGATAACACCTTGCTGCGGATGATGCCCAAGCGCGGGTGA